A section of the Ruania halotolerans genome encodes:
- a CDS encoding Gfo/Idh/MocA family protein — protein sequence MTRIGFIGTENSHTDHFIRFLNDEIRHPGVSAVALCGGRTERNLALAKAGGIEIIVDEPADLLGVIDAAIISTRDGARHREQAEPLLEAGLPVLVDKPLATTVPDAEAIFAAAAASGVPVYSASALRFVPQVAELVKDGAGAGALRSLHIVGPGDPDSPYSGLFFYGIHHVETALEMLGNPVVAAGNVPATVRRSGDTTTALLRVANVDLTLTFVAPTENERVPFHATAVHTHGVLTRTLVLEKDYNAPALAAFVQAIATGVAPASNETLIAPVAVLSAVVDALPGQVRS from the coding sequence GTGACACGTATCGGCTTCATCGGGACCGAGAACTCCCACACCGATCACTTCATCCGATTCCTGAACGACGAGATCAGGCATCCCGGTGTGTCCGCCGTCGCCCTCTGCGGTGGCCGCACGGAGCGTAACCTTGCGCTGGCCAAGGCCGGCGGCATCGAGATCATCGTGGACGAACCTGCCGATCTGCTCGGCGTCATCGACGCCGCGATCATCTCTACGCGTGACGGCGCTCGGCACCGGGAGCAGGCCGAACCGCTGCTCGAGGCCGGCTTGCCGGTGCTCGTGGACAAGCCGCTGGCGACGACGGTTCCTGATGCGGAGGCCATCTTCGCCGCTGCGGCAGCCTCGGGGGTACCGGTGTACTCCGCATCCGCGCTGCGCTTTGTGCCACAGGTCGCCGAGCTCGTCAAGGATGGAGCCGGCGCTGGAGCCTTGCGAAGCCTGCACATCGTCGGTCCCGGCGACCCGGACAGCCCCTATTCCGGCCTGTTCTTCTACGGTATTCATCACGTCGAGACAGCCTTGGAGATGCTCGGCAATCCCGTGGTGGCAGCCGGGAACGTCCCCGCAACGGTTCGCCGCAGCGGCGATACCACGACGGCGTTGCTGCGGGTGGCGAACGTCGACCTCACCCTGACGTTCGTGGCGCCGACCGAGAATGAGCGGGTGCCCTTCCACGCCACCGCCGTGCACACCCATGGCGTTCTGACCCGCACCCTCGTGCTCGAGAAGGATTACAATGCTCCCGCACTGGCGGCCTTCGTGCAGGCGATCGCAACCGGCGTCGCTCCGGCCTCGAACGAGACGCTGATCGCACCGGTTGCGGTACTGAGCGCCGTCGTGGACGCACTGCCCGGACAGGTGCGGTCATGA
- a CDS encoding Gfo/Idh/MocA family protein: MTPVRFGVIGVGIIGRQHVARLLADNGTAELVAIADSSEDAARAVAAEYGTEAMPLGSLLARADVDAIVIAIPSGLHADVAVAALEAGKHVLLEKPIDVTVEAADRIIAAERRSGRVLSVVSQRRFLPESQFLHRSIRSGVFGSITSATVEIALWRTQEYYDSGAWRGTWALDGGGALMNQGVHMVDMILWLLGEVEEVHAYGGLLAHENIEVEDTISITARFASGAVLTFLASTTAFGDLPIRVAIMGDGGTAVTAAGKFEHFVSAQGSEPPEFASRDMEREQLVDFVEAIQCDREPLVTSSQARAAVAFIEAAYESMRTGRAVRPR, from the coding sequence ATGACGCCCGTCCGCTTCGGCGTCATTGGCGTCGGTATCATCGGTCGCCAGCACGTGGCCCGGCTGCTTGCGGACAACGGGACCGCCGAGCTGGTGGCGATCGCCGACTCGTCCGAGGACGCCGCGCGAGCCGTGGCAGCGGAGTACGGCACCGAGGCGATGCCGCTTGGCTCCCTCCTGGCTCGTGCGGACGTCGATGCGATCGTCATCGCGATCCCGTCCGGGCTGCACGCCGATGTGGCAGTCGCGGCTCTCGAGGCGGGCAAACACGTCCTCCTCGAGAAGCCCATTGACGTCACCGTCGAAGCAGCCGATCGCATCATCGCTGCCGAGCGGCGCTCCGGCAGAGTGCTCAGTGTGGTGAGCCAACGTCGGTTCTTGCCCGAGTCCCAGTTCCTGCACCGATCGATCCGGTCGGGTGTGTTTGGCTCGATCACCTCGGCAACTGTGGAGATCGCGCTCTGGCGCACACAGGAGTACTACGACTCCGGCGCCTGGCGCGGCACGTGGGCCCTGGACGGCGGCGGTGCACTGATGAACCAAGGCGTGCACATGGTCGACATGATCCTGTGGCTGCTCGGCGAGGTGGAGGAAGTGCACGCCTATGGCGGCCTGTTGGCACACGAGAACATCGAGGTGGAGGACACCATCTCGATCACGGCTCGCTTCGCGAGCGGTGCCGTGCTGACCTTCCTCGCGAGCACGACCGCGTTCGGTGACCTCCCGATCCGGGTGGCCATCATGGGCGACGGCGGCACTGCCGTGACGGCCGCAGGAAAGTTCGAGCACTTCGTGTCGGCGCAGGGCAGCGAGCCTCCGGAGTTCGCGTCCCGGGATATGGAACGGGAGCAGCTGGTCGATTTCGTCGAGGCGATTCAGTGTGATCGCGAACCTCTGGTGACCTCGAGCCAAGCGCGCGCCGCAGTCGCCTTCATCGAAGCGGCGTACGAATCCATGCGCACCGGCAGGGCGGTGCGGCCACGATGA
- a CDS encoding AGE family epimerase/isomerase, with product MTGFPGGGAVREVPLDMAAAQAREHLEQVVLPFWLANGIDHAHGGFHTCFDNRGRIRVSDDKFTWSQGRFVWTLAHASSLVRTGLLQPVDGVGADELAACAVRGAQFLADHALRSDGTCAFALVRDGSAEAAGQPARSVYADLFVAMGFAEVARQSGQTRWLGPARRIIDRAHDDIHQRVAPTPPYAIPSGHNAFGPHLILLNALVVMTRAERDVAVVTSREEALAAELDAVMSFHDGAHGFREMPPLDASQHGGDSGPPGSNLIASHRVPGHALEAMWIALEAMELLGDATHRERALASIAPLCELGWDGEHGGLFRYVDEAGGAPRGMAGESEYEQLVRRTWDMKLWWVHTEAAAVTATAAHRYGRAECAEWFERIWRYTLGTFPGRSAGEEWVQIRNRDGSPRDEVVALPVKDPFHITRNLMQIVELNLT from the coding sequence ATGACCGGGTTCCCGGGAGGTGGCGCGGTGCGTGAGGTGCCGCTCGACATGGCCGCTGCGCAAGCACGGGAACACCTGGAGCAGGTCGTGCTGCCGTTCTGGTTGGCGAACGGGATCGACCACGCGCACGGTGGATTCCACACCTGCTTCGACAACCGCGGGCGCATCCGCGTCAGTGACGACAAGTTCACCTGGTCGCAGGGACGGTTCGTCTGGACGCTTGCGCACGCCAGCTCGCTGGTGCGCACCGGGCTGCTCCAGCCGGTCGACGGCGTGGGCGCCGACGAGTTGGCAGCGTGCGCAGTGCGCGGAGCTCAGTTCCTTGCGGATCATGCGCTCCGCTCAGACGGCACGTGTGCCTTCGCGCTCGTACGCGATGGTTCCGCCGAGGCGGCCGGCCAGCCTGCGCGAAGTGTCTATGCCGACCTGTTCGTCGCGATGGGATTCGCGGAGGTCGCCCGCCAGAGCGGGCAGACGCGATGGCTTGGGCCCGCACGCCGCATCATTGACCGAGCCCACGACGATATCCACCAGCGGGTAGCGCCCACTCCGCCGTACGCCATCCCGAGCGGGCACAACGCCTTCGGGCCGCACCTGATCCTGTTGAACGCCCTCGTCGTGATGACTCGGGCAGAACGAGACGTCGCCGTGGTGACCTCGCGCGAGGAGGCTCTCGCCGCCGAACTGGACGCAGTGATGTCCTTTCACGACGGCGCTCACGGCTTCCGTGAGATGCCGCCACTGGATGCCTCCCAGCACGGCGGCGACTCGGGGCCGCCTGGCTCGAACCTGATTGCCTCGCACCGTGTTCCCGGCCATGCGCTGGAGGCGATGTGGATCGCACTGGAGGCGATGGAACTGCTCGGTGATGCGACTCATCGAGAGAGAGCGCTGGCGAGCATCGCGCCGCTGTGCGAACTCGGGTGGGACGGTGAGCACGGGGGACTGTTCCGGTACGTGGACGAGGCAGGTGGGGCTCCGCGAGGGATGGCCGGCGAATCTGAGTACGAGCAACTCGTGCGCCGTACCTGGGATATGAAGCTGTGGTGGGTGCACACCGAAGCGGCAGCCGTCACCGCGACGGCCGCGCACCGATACGGTCGGGCAGAGTGCGCCGAGTGGTTTGAGCGGATCTGGCGGTACACGCTCGGCACCTTTCCCGGGCGGTCGGCCGGCGAGGAATGGGTGCAGATCCGCAACCGTGACGGATCGCCACGCGATGAGGTGGTGGCGCTGCCGGTCAAGGATCCCTTCCACATCACGCGGAACTTGATGCAGATCGTCGAACTCAACCTCACATGA
- a CDS encoding PhoX family protein, translating to MVRRSLPLITHSGGRSAMTCRAKCGDACFQEAPNTSGNPYFGDLVATALSRRSVLRASMVLAGAGTAGVLGTAAPAAASPGNRGSSAAPGLRFTPVAPNTADTLTVPDGYAWDVVIRWGDPLFDADDEFDPFDQTPEKQLRQFGYNCDYLGFLPLRGRQQLLVSNHEYTSEEMMFDDYDPVNPTEEQVQVAWAAHGLSVVVVEPPRGRPAGLQPVVGHELNRRFHTSSPFELTGPVAGSELVRTTADPEGRTVLGTLNNCAGGLTPWGTWLTAEENFNQYFANANQVSDPVVSGRLARYGMSGGTTGRRWEEFDPRFDLAQEPNEANRFGWVVEIDPYDPTSTPKKRTALGRFKHEAAEPRITDDGRVAVYMGDDERFDYFYKFVSSGTYRPGNSAAAKAHNATLLDEGTLYVARFTGNSPAAEITGTGELPADGAFDGSGEWIPLVSGTESFVEGMSAEEVLLFTRQAGDMVGATAMDRPEDVEPSPTSGHVYVALTNNSRRGTGTNLGVDEANPRVGNKHGQVLELIEAGNDAAAETFAWSLFLVCGDPGDPGTYFGGFDPAQVSPISCPDNLTFDSFGNLWISTDGNALGTNDGLFGVAVEGPYRGQVKQFLTVPLGAETCGPWVDNRQVFVNVQHPGETDGSTFANPSSHWPDGGSAVPRPSVAVVWNERGGRIGQGS from the coding sequence GTGGTGCGCCGTTCTCTCCCGCTGATCACCCACTCCGGCGGGCGATCCGCCATGACCTGCCGCGCGAAGTGCGGCGATGCTTGTTTCCAGGAGGCACCGAACACCTCCGGGAACCCCTACTTCGGCGATCTGGTCGCCACCGCCCTCTCTCGCCGTTCGGTGCTGCGCGCCAGCATGGTGCTCGCCGGGGCCGGCACCGCCGGCGTGCTGGGTACCGCCGCACCGGCGGCCGCTAGCCCCGGCAACCGCGGGTCCAGCGCTGCCCCCGGTCTTCGGTTCACACCCGTTGCGCCGAACACGGCCGACACCCTCACCGTGCCGGACGGGTACGCGTGGGATGTGGTGATCCGCTGGGGCGACCCGCTCTTCGACGCCGACGACGAGTTCGACCCGTTCGACCAGACCCCCGAGAAGCAGTTGCGCCAGTTCGGCTACAACTGCGACTACCTCGGCTTCCTCCCGCTACGCGGCCGCCAGCAGCTGCTCGTGAGCAACCACGAGTACACCAGCGAGGAAATGATGTTCGACGACTACGACCCGGTGAATCCCACCGAGGAGCAGGTGCAGGTCGCGTGGGCGGCACACGGGTTGAGCGTGGTGGTCGTGGAGCCGCCGCGAGGGCGCCCGGCAGGGCTGCAGCCGGTGGTCGGGCACGAGCTGAACCGGCGCTTCCACACCTCCTCCCCGTTCGAACTCACCGGCCCCGTCGCGGGTTCCGAGCTCGTGCGCACCACCGCCGATCCTGAGGGTCGGACCGTGCTGGGCACCCTGAACAACTGCGCAGGCGGCCTCACCCCGTGGGGCACCTGGCTCACCGCCGAGGAGAACTTCAACCAGTACTTCGCGAACGCGAACCAGGTGAGCGACCCGGTCGTCTCCGGCCGGCTCGCCCGCTACGGCATGAGCGGTGGGACCACCGGCCGCCGCTGGGAGGAGTTCGACCCCCGGTTCGACCTCGCACAGGAGCCGAACGAGGCCAACCGATTCGGCTGGGTGGTGGAGATCGACCCGTACGATCCCACCTCCACCCCCAAGAAGCGGACGGCGCTCGGCCGGTTCAAGCACGAGGCCGCCGAGCCGCGGATCACCGACGACGGTCGCGTCGCCGTGTATATGGGTGATGACGAACGGTTCGACTACTTCTACAAGTTCGTCTCCTCCGGGACGTACCGGCCCGGCAACTCGGCCGCCGCCAAGGCGCACAACGCCACGCTCCTGGACGAGGGCACGCTCTACGTGGCCCGATTCACCGGCAACTCCCCCGCTGCGGAGATCACCGGCACCGGTGAGCTGCCCGCAGACGGCGCCTTCGACGGCTCCGGTGAGTGGATCCCGCTCGTCTCGGGAACAGAGTCGTTCGTGGAGGGCATGAGTGCCGAGGAGGTCCTCCTCTTCACTCGCCAGGCCGGGGACATGGTGGGCGCCACGGCGATGGATCGACCTGAAGACGTCGAGCCGAGCCCGACGTCGGGGCACGTGTACGTGGCGCTGACCAACAACAGCCGCCGCGGCACCGGCACGAACCTTGGCGTCGATGAGGCGAACCCGCGAGTGGGCAACAAGCACGGTCAGGTGCTCGAACTCATCGAGGCCGGGAACGACGCCGCTGCCGAGACGTTCGCGTGGTCGTTGTTTCTCGTGTGTGGGGACCCCGGGGATCCGGGCACCTACTTCGGCGGCTTCGACCCGGCGCAGGTCTCCCCGATCTCCTGCCCGGACAACCTCACCTTCGACTCGTTCGGGAACCTGTGGATCAGCACCGACGGCAACGCTCTCGGCACGAACGACGGCCTGTTCGGGGTGGCCGTGGAGGGTCCGTACCGCGGCCAGGTGAAGCAGTTCCTCACCGTGCCACTCGGCGCGGAGACGTGTGGCCCATGGGTGGACAATCGTCAGGTGTTCGTGAACGTCCAGCACCCGGGCGAGACCGACGGCTCCACGTTTGCGAACCCCTCCTCGCACTGGCCCGACGGCGGCTCCGCCGTTCCACGCCCGTCCGTCGCGGTGGTCTGGAACGAGCGGGGTGGCCGGATCGGTCAGGGCTCCTGA
- a CDS encoding glycerol-3-phosphate dehydrogenase/oxidase, with protein MTTGEPLDVLVVGGGITGAGIVLDSVTRGLTTGIVEMQDWAAGTSSWSSKLVHGGVRYLYNLDFKLVAEGLRERGLLLTKTAPHLVKAQPFLWPLKQPVIERVYSALGIGLYDAMAVIGHRGMAVPIQKHYSRAGVQELFPDVRADKLVGGIRFYDARVDDARLVMTLVRTAQSFGAHAAARTQVVDYVKEGGRVVGAEVIDLETGTRHTIRATRVINATGVWTEETEALGGTEGGLQVLASKGAHVVIPKDRISGDVGLFLRTEKSVLFIIPWQRYWIIGTTDTPWDEERLHPVATRADVDYILEHANDVLSSNLTFEDVIGVYAGLRPLVQPGTKDGGTASTKVSRDHTVVESAPGLTVISGGKLTSYRLMAEHAVDHALGDEAKRKPSVTPDTPLIGAPRLEAITRQAPQIAARYGWDKARMEHLLGRYGSDLDTLLALVDDDPELGKPLESAPAYLRAEVTMAVQYEGALHLEDILMRRVRLFFEHRDRGVSAVEEVALLVAPLLEWDEQTVRREVSAYAEMAAAEEAALGTMTDAEAEAARLAVADVVPLAELEN; from the coding sequence ATGACCACCGGCGAACCGCTGGACGTCCTCGTCGTCGGAGGCGGTATCACCGGGGCGGGCATCGTGCTCGACTCGGTCACGCGCGGCCTGACCACAGGAATCGTGGAGATGCAGGACTGGGCCGCCGGGACGTCGTCGTGGTCCTCCAAACTCGTCCACGGTGGCGTGCGCTACCTGTACAACCTCGACTTCAAACTGGTGGCCGAGGGGTTGCGTGAACGCGGGCTCCTGCTCACCAAGACGGCCCCGCACCTGGTGAAGGCGCAACCGTTCCTCTGGCCCCTCAAACAGCCCGTGATCGAGCGGGTGTACAGCGCCCTGGGCATCGGGCTCTACGATGCGATGGCCGTCATCGGCCACCGCGGGATGGCGGTGCCGATTCAGAAGCACTACTCCCGCGCCGGCGTGCAGGAGCTGTTCCCCGATGTGCGCGCCGACAAGCTGGTGGGCGGAATCCGGTTCTACGACGCCCGGGTGGACGACGCCCGCCTGGTGATGACATTGGTGCGGACCGCGCAGTCTTTCGGGGCGCATGCCGCCGCCCGCACTCAGGTGGTGGATTACGTCAAAGAGGGCGGGCGTGTGGTGGGTGCCGAGGTGATCGACCTCGAGACCGGCACCCGGCACACCATCCGCGCCACGCGAGTGATCAACGCGACCGGCGTGTGGACCGAGGAGACCGAGGCACTCGGTGGCACTGAGGGCGGATTGCAGGTGCTCGCCTCGAAGGGCGCCCATGTGGTGATCCCGAAGGATCGGATCTCCGGCGACGTCGGTCTGTTCCTGCGCACCGAGAAGTCGGTGCTGTTCATCATCCCGTGGCAGCGGTACTGGATCATCGGCACCACCGATACGCCCTGGGATGAGGAGCGGCTGCACCCGGTGGCCACGCGCGCCGATGTGGACTACATCCTCGAGCATGCCAATGACGTCCTCTCCTCGAACCTCACCTTCGAGGACGTGATCGGCGTCTACGCCGGCCTGCGCCCGCTGGTGCAACCCGGAACGAAGGACGGCGGCACTGCCTCCACCAAGGTCTCCCGCGACCACACAGTCGTCGAGTCCGCTCCCGGGCTCACGGTGATCTCCGGCGGCAAACTCACCTCCTACCGGCTGATGGCCGAGCACGCCGTGGATCACGCTCTGGGCGACGAAGCGAAGCGCAAGCCCTCGGTCACCCCCGACACCCCGCTCATCGGCGCGCCTCGCCTGGAAGCGATCACCCGGCAGGCGCCGCAGATCGCCGCACGATACGGCTGGGACAAGGCTCGGATGGAGCACCTGCTCGGCCGCTACGGCTCCGACCTGGACACCCTGTTGGCACTCGTTGACGACGACCCGGAGCTGGGCAAGCCATTGGAGTCCGCTCCGGCCTACCTACGCGCCGAGGTGACGATGGCGGTTCAGTACGAGGGCGCCCTGCACCTGGAAGACATCCTGATGCGGCGGGTTCGGCTGTTCTTCGAGCACCGCGACCGCGGTGTGAGCGCCGTGGAGGAGGTCGCCCTGCTCGTCGCTCCACTGCTGGAGTGGGATGAGCAGACCGTACGCCGTGAAGTCAGCGCCTACGCCGAGATGGCTGCCGCCGAGGAGGCCGCACTGGGCACGATGACCGACGCCGAGGCCGAAGCGGCTCGGCTCGCCGTGGCCGACGTGGTGCCGCTGGCCGAACTGGAGAACTGA
- a CDS encoding LacI family DNA-binding transcriptional regulator — protein MTATEPTTRATIRDVARAAGVSHQTVSRFLRYDGAGMKAATLERIRAAVADLDYRPSLVAQAMRGRRTGRLALVLPSGNAVSSLEVLNGATDAAREQGYDVEVVLLGGGDSDRHNRLRAIAESTLFEGVLCLTPIPAETVASALVPLIVSPDYDAEMRSIGTLAEGSRIGDLLDRLATLGHRDVLHVSGNYRHTSARSRRDEFIASARRLGLTYRVVDGDWTGDAGRSAVLDLPEDRGPTAVVAANDMVAAGAARGARERGWDVPGRLSVTGWDNHPLGEWLSPGLTSVAIDHVRLGRGAMHSLLAAVRKTEHIPDPEPITRIVWRESVGAPPW, from the coding sequence GTGACGGCGACCGAGCCCACCACCCGGGCGACGATCCGCGATGTGGCCCGGGCCGCCGGGGTCTCCCACCAGACAGTCTCGCGGTTCCTGCGCTACGACGGCGCCGGGATGAAGGCCGCCACCCTGGAACGGATCCGGGCGGCCGTGGCCGACCTCGACTACCGGCCCAGCCTGGTGGCGCAGGCGATGCGAGGTCGGCGGACCGGCCGCCTCGCCCTCGTCCTGCCCTCCGGGAACGCGGTCAGCTCCCTGGAGGTCCTCAACGGTGCGACCGACGCAGCCCGGGAGCAGGGCTACGACGTGGAGGTGGTACTGCTTGGCGGCGGCGACAGCGACCGGCACAATCGGCTGCGTGCGATCGCCGAGTCCACCCTCTTCGAAGGCGTTCTCTGCCTGACACCCATCCCGGCCGAGACGGTCGCCTCCGCTCTCGTCCCCTTGATCGTCTCCCCCGACTACGACGCCGAGATGCGCAGCATCGGCACCCTGGCCGAGGGTTCCAGAATCGGCGATCTGCTCGATCGGTTGGCCACCCTCGGCCACCGCGATGTCCTGCACGTCTCCGGGAACTACCGGCATACCTCCGCCCGGAGCCGCCGAGACGAGTTCATTGCCTCGGCCCGGCGGCTCGGCCTGACCTACCGCGTGGTCGACGGCGACTGGACCGGTGATGCCGGCCGTAGCGCCGTCCTGGACCTACCGGAGGACCGTGGACCGACGGCAGTGGTGGCCGCGAACGACATGGTGGCGGCGGGTGCGGCGCGCGGCGCCCGTGAACGCGGTTGGGACGTGCCGGGCCGGTTGAGCGTGACCGGGTGGGACAACCACCCGCTCGGGGAGTGGCTCTCGCCTGGGCTGACCAGTGTCGCCATCGACCACGTCCGGCTGGGGCGGGGTGCGATGCACTCGCTCCTGGCGGCCGTTCGCAAGACCGAGCACATCCCGGACCCTGAACCGATCACCCGGATCGTGTGGCGAGAGTCTGTCGGTGCCCCACCATGGTGA
- a CDS encoding DeoR/GlpR family DNA-binding transcription regulator encodes MQDRRSSGRGRAPAEATRRRNRIVDLVLRDGAVSVDELGSAFGVSAVTIYRDLADLESLGMVVRHRGVVTAAGSNLQEAPARFRLGQHEAAKRAIARHAAAAVPRGSAVMLDDSTTGVLTARELREQTPLTVVTNSLLVAEEVRGRPGVQLVLTGGEYEAWAEALLGPVTASVVGSLAADVCMVSVSGITDGVTYHPYAEVAAVKRAMMAASARSVALIDHTKFRRRALHEVAPLTAFDAVITDGATPQEVLDDLRQAGVQVEVASAVS; translated from the coding sequence GTGCAGGATCGCCGGTCGTCGGGCCGTGGCCGTGCTCCCGCGGAGGCGACCAGACGTCGCAATCGCATCGTGGACCTGGTGCTGCGCGACGGCGCTGTCAGCGTGGATGAGCTCGGCTCCGCCTTCGGTGTGTCTGCGGTGACCATCTACCGGGACCTCGCCGACCTGGAGTCTCTCGGCATGGTGGTGCGCCACCGCGGTGTGGTCACGGCTGCCGGATCGAACCTGCAGGAAGCGCCCGCGCGTTTCCGGCTCGGTCAGCACGAGGCGGCCAAACGTGCCATTGCACGCCATGCTGCCGCCGCCGTGCCGCGCGGAAGCGCCGTGATGCTGGACGACTCCACCACTGGTGTCCTGACGGCCAGGGAGCTGCGCGAGCAGACCCCGCTGACCGTGGTGACCAACTCCCTCCTCGTGGCCGAGGAGGTGCGTGGCCGGCCGGGTGTGCAGCTCGTGCTCACCGGCGGCGAATACGAAGCCTGGGCGGAGGCGCTGCTGGGTCCTGTCACCGCGTCCGTGGTGGGGTCCCTGGCCGCCGATGTGTGCATGGTCTCCGTCTCCGGGATCACCGACGGCGTCACCTACCACCCGTATGCGGAGGTGGCGGCCGTGAAGAGGGCCATGATGGCGGCCTCTGCGCGCAGTGTCGCGCTGATCGACCACACCAAGTTCCGCCGTCGGGCACTGCATGAGGTGGCACCACTGACGGCGTTCGATGCAGTGATCACCGACGGCGCCACACCCCAGGAGGTGCTGGACGATCTGCGCCAGGCGGGAGTTCAGGTGGAGGTCGCATCGGCCGTGTCGTAG
- a CDS encoding ribose-5-phosphate isomerase — protein sequence MGLRIIVGADSAGFDYKEKIKADFAADDRVDSVVDVGVGSGEDVDYPHVAVDAARKVAAGEADRALLICGTGMGVAIAANKVPGIRASVAHDSFSVERLVKSNNAQILTFGQRVIGIELARKLAGEWLEHVFDPTSPSKQKVDAICSYEPTD from the coding sequence ATGGGTTTGCGGATCATCGTCGGCGCCGACAGCGCTGGGTTCGACTACAAAGAGAAGATCAAAGCGGATTTCGCCGCCGATGACAGGGTGGACTCGGTGGTCGACGTCGGAGTCGGCTCTGGTGAGGACGTCGACTACCCGCACGTGGCCGTGGATGCTGCCCGCAAGGTCGCCGCCGGTGAGGCGGACCGGGCCTTGCTCATCTGTGGCACCGGCATGGGCGTGGCGATCGCAGCGAACAAGGTGCCGGGGATCCGCGCCTCGGTGGCGCACGACAGTTTCTCCGTGGAGCGCCTGGTGAAGTCGAACAACGCGCAGATCCTCACCTTCGGTCAGCGGGTGATCGGGATCGAGTTGGCTCGCAAGCTCGCTGGTGAATGGCTCGAGCATGTCTTCGACCCGACCTCCCCCTCGAAGCAGAAGGTGGATGCCATCTGCTCTTACGAACCCACCGACTGA